TGGGCAGGATGTGGACCTGGTAGCTGGCTTTGGTGCTGGTCGGTTGCGGGGTTTTGCTGCGGTGGGGGTAGCGCGTGGTGGTGCGTTTGAGTGCTCGGGGGTAGACGCGGTGGTGGGTGTGGACGGTGATCAGCTGTCGGCATAAGTCCTGGGCCACCCATTGGAGGTGTCGGGATGTGTCGGCGGGTGTGGTAGTGATCGCGTGTTCGGCGGCGTCGCGGGCGGAGGTGAAGGAGATCCGGGACGGGTCGAGGTTCTGGGTGAGCGCTGCGTGGCTGATCAGCAGCCGGATGGCCTGGTAGACGATCAGGGTGGCCCAGAGTTCCTGCTGGGCGCGGATCGGGGTGTGGCCGCGCAGGGGCCGCTTGGCCAGCAGCGTGGTTTTGATCTCTTTGATGCCGGTTTCGGCGGTCCAGCGGCGGGCGTAGAGGGCGACGAGCTGGCCGGCGGGTGCGTGTGCGGGGTCGAGCAGGCTGGTGACCAGCCGGTATTTCTCGGTGCGGGTGACGCCGTCGACGGTGACGGTGATCAGTGCTTCGACCACCCGGACGACGATGCCGTTGATCGGGCGGGGCGTGGGCGGGCGGTGCCCGCGTTGCTTGTTGCGGCGCACGTTGCGCGCCCAGCGGCGGGCGTCGGCCGGGGCGTGGAGGGTGGACAGCCAGGACTCGTCCGGCAACGCGTGCTGCACGGGCAGCTTCGGGGTGTTCTGCTTGGCCCGCCACAGCAGATGCGCGCCCCGTTCCCGCGCCGCGGTCCACAGTGGATAGCCGAGGAAGCAGCGGTCGGCCAGCAGCAGCATCCGGTCGTGCAGCCGGGGCAGCAGCTGATAGGCCAGGGTGGGCTCGCCCTGGCTCAGCGGGCCGGTGACCGCGCCGAGCAGACGGCGGCTGCCACACGACAGCAGCACCAGCACCCGGATCTTGGACGGCCCGCGGGCCACGCCTGTGCGGTGATGGGGCGGGAAGTGTTCACGGTTGGCCGCGGTGTCGGCCGGCTCGACCTCGGTGCCGTCCCAGGCACACACCTCCAGCCCGAACGCGTGCGACCACGGCCTGTTCCGGGTAGGCGCCGCCCGCGCCAGCGCGCCGAACAACAACTGGAAGGGCACCACGCCGATCCGGTCCCGCAGCTTGGTCAGCGCCGTGCTGGCCGGCGGCCACCAGCCCAGCACGGACAACCGGGGCAGACTCTCCTGCGAGAACATCGCCCTGATCGTCGCGTTGCCGGACTTGGTGCGCAGCAGGCACAACGCGAGCACGAAGTACACGCCCAACCGCGACGGCAGTGCCCGGAACCGCCGTTCGTCCCGGCCGGCGACGGCCAGCGCCTCATCAACCAGCGCGGGCGGGACGACCCACGACAGCAACCCCAGCCCGGCCTGTGACAACAACCGACCCACCGGCGAGGACCAGCCCGAGGGCATGACACCATGAACGGACAACGAGGCTCCTGGCTTGCTGATGATCTCGACAATCACCAGCTCTAGCCGGAGCCTCGTTGCCTATCCACACCACCACGCCGATCACACCCAAACCGTGATCAACACCACCCACCAGACCTTAAGTTCCTGGCATTGGACTCTGAGTCCGTGAAGGGCCCCTTCACAGCTTTCCGGCTTGCCGGGCCGGTCGCAGGCTGACCCCGGGGTGGCTGCCGTCCCGGCCGCCTGATCGGCGACCTGACCCGGCAGGCACCAACCCGACCCGGCAGGCATCAACCCGACCCGGCAGGCACCGGCCCCACCAACCCGACCCGGCCCGACCAACCCGACCCGGCCCGACCGACCCAACCCGACCCGACCGACCCAACCCGACCGGCCCACCCGGCCCAACCCAACCCCACCGACCCCACCCGGCCCGACCTGCCCACCAGCCCCACCGGCCAGGCCGATCTCCGTCACAGGATATTCGGCAGCCCTGCCGGAGCGGCCCGGCTATCCTTGGCCGAGGTATGTCCACTCCATCCTCTCTCCCAGAGCTGCGCGCCCAGCTGCCCGAGCTGATGCTGCGCGACGAGCACCGGCTGCGCCGCCGGCTCGACGGTGCCCGGCGTTCCCGGGACAAGCAGCACGCGGCCGATCGGATCGCGGCCGACGTCGAGACCGCGCGGCTGCGGGTGCGGTCGCGCCGCGAGAGCGTGCCGAAGATCGAGTATCCGGCCGAGCTGCCGGTCAGCCGGCTCAAGGACGAGATCGCCGACGCCATCCGTG
This Amycolatopsis sulphurea DNA region includes the following protein-coding sequences:
- a CDS encoding IS4 family transposase, encoding MIVEIISKPGASLSVHGVMPSGWSSPVGRLLSQAGLGLLSWVVPPALVDEALAVAGRDERRFRALPSRLGVYFVLALCLLRTKSGNATIRAMFSQESLPRLSVLGWWPPASTALTKLRDRIGVVPFQLLFGALARAAPTRNRPWSHAFGLEVCAWDGTEVEPADTAANREHFPPHHRTGVARGPSKIRVLVLLSCGSRRLLGAVTGPLSQGEPTLAYQLLPRLHDRMLLLADRCFLGYPLWTAARERGAHLLWRAKQNTPKLPVQHALPDESWLSTLHAPADARRWARNVRRNKQRGHRPPTPRPINGIVVRVVEALITVTVDGVTRTEKYRLVTSLLDPAHAPAGQLVALYARRWTAETGIKEIKTTLLAKRPLRGHTPIRAQQELWATLIVYQAIRLLISHAALTQNLDPSRISFTSARDAAEHAITTTPADTSRHLQWVAQDLCRQLITVHTHHRVYPRALKRTTTRYPHRSKTPQPTSTKASYQVHILPTAETTPPTTTKPTPHQPRTDLSSWHWTQSP